A genomic region of Enterococcus sp. 12C11_DIV0727 contains the following coding sequences:
- a CDS encoding YusW family protein — translation MKLTKLTSALLVSGIVLTIGTSVAVNTTSVAAATVVSETAYEKVMSFTKADLNNVTGSNLSTTSINTVYSAMKKQETWTKLGYTKTEAKRIADRISVSNYQTVGILKDIVANEGLQFKVVLVNQPNYKAVNVGTIGEVVTPEAPITNEEDTTPEAPITNEEDTTPEAPITNEEDTTPETPSNSTLSSVVKEIEIEIEYKKLGDIEVDYEVKSNGRIKAEVKNKQTGVKIKDAAAQKAVEDLFVGLDAKTMSHAAIQDHVLTKLNASKSGLKKFEFEVKFADKSKVDFKIKY, via the coding sequence ATGAAATTAACAAAACTTACAAGTGCATTATTAGTATCGGGAATTGTTTTAACAATTGGGACATCAGTAGCTGTAAATACAACTTCTGTAGCTGCCGCAACTGTAGTATCAGAAACAGCGTATGAAAAAGTGATGAGCTTTACTAAAGCAGATTTAAACAATGTAACAGGAAGTAACTTGTCAACAACATCAATCAACACTGTCTACAGTGCAATGAAGAAACAAGAAACATGGACAAAATTGGGCTATACAAAGACAGAAGCAAAACGTATTGCGGATCGTATTTCTGTAAGCAATTACCAAACAGTGGGCATCTTAAAGGATATCGTTGCGAATGAAGGGTTACAATTTAAAGTCGTTCTTGTGAATCAACCAAATTACAAAGCAGTAAATGTTGGAACAATCGGTGAAGTCGTAACACCAGAAGCACCAATAACAAATGAAGAAGATACAACACCAGAAGCACCAATAACAAATGAAGAAGATACAACACCAGAAGCACCAATAACAAATGAAGAAGATACAACGCCAGAAACCCCTTCTAACTCAACCTTGAGTTCAGTAGTTAAAGAAATTGAGATTGAGATTGAGTATAAAAAACTTGGTGATATCGAAGTTGACTATGAAGTAAAATCTAATGGTAGAATCAAAGCAGAAGTGAAAAATAAGCAAACAGGTGTTAAAATTAAAGATGCCGCAGCACAAAAAGCAGTAGAAGATCTATTTGTAGGCTTGGATGCAAAAACAATGAGTCATGCAGCGATTCAAGACCATGTATTGACAAAATTAAATGCGTCAAAATCAGGATTGAAAAAATTTGAATTTGAAGTGAAATTTGCGGACAAATCAAAAGTAGATTTTAAGATCAAATATTAA
- a CDS encoding ABC transporter permease — MNLAVNDLSLLFAGMLVVVALVISYKEKLGFTKDIIISVCRAIIQLVLVGYLLKYVFQIDSKILTVVMAGIIIVNAALNAGKRSNHLKNGFWISLLAISCSTGVTIGVLVLSGAIRFIPSQIIPISGMIASNSMIAIGLCYRNMDSLFHDQRQAVLEKLALGADIKLASRSIVRASIRTGMAPTIDSAKTVGIVSLPGMMSGLIFAGVDPVHAIKYQIMVTFMLLSATSIGSVIATYLAYKEYYNERKQLLV, encoded by the coding sequence ATGAATTTAGCTGTTAATGATTTATCGCTATTATTTGCAGGGATGCTGGTCGTAGTAGCGTTAGTGATCAGTTATAAAGAAAAATTAGGCTTTACCAAAGATATTATCATTAGCGTTTGTCGAGCGATTATTCAACTTGTTTTAGTTGGTTATCTTCTTAAGTATGTCTTTCAAATCGATAGTAAGATTTTAACGGTGGTCATGGCAGGGATTATTATTGTCAATGCGGCGTTAAATGCGGGGAAACGCAGCAATCATTTGAAAAATGGTTTTTGGATTTCATTATTAGCGATTTCTTGTAGTACGGGAGTGACGATCGGTGTCTTAGTGTTATCAGGTGCAATTCGTTTTATTCCTTCACAAATTATTCCCATCAGTGGGATGATTGCAAGTAATTCGATGATAGCGATTGGCTTATGTTACCGAAATATGGACAGCTTATTCCACGATCAACGGCAAGCGGTGCTTGAAAAATTAGCATTAGGTGCGGATATCAAGTTGGCCTCACGCTCGATCGTTAGAGCAAGCATCCGAACAGGGATGGCACCGACGATCGACTCAGCTAAAACAGTGGGTATCGTTAGTTTGCCAGGGATGATGTCAGGCTTGATTTTTGCAGGTGTCGATCCTGTTCATGCTATAAAATATCAAATCATGGTGACTTTTATGCTACTTTCCGCAACAAGTATTGGTTCGGTAATTGCGACATATTTAGCTTATAAAGAATATTATAATGAGCGGAAGCAACTACTCGTTTAG
- a CDS encoding ABC transporter ATP-binding protein, whose protein sequence is MLKTEHIYFQHEEQIILNDITTSFEKGSHTTITGPSGSGKSTFLKLLASLLTPTKGAITFNEQNITALTPESYRMQVSYCFQQPSLFGKTVRDSFMFPYEVRKKEFQENHVLNLLKEVKLPESYIDKKITELSGGEKQRVALIRNVIFLPEVLLLDEVTAGLDEESKAIVNQWLLQLNQEKNITLIRVTHDPEEIAQATIVKKIVAGSLEETE, encoded by the coding sequence TTGTTAAAAACTGAACATATCTATTTTCAACACGAAGAACAAATAATCTTAAATGATATTACTACATCATTTGAAAAAGGCAGTCACACAACAATCACCGGACCATCCGGAAGTGGGAAAAGCACATTTCTCAAGCTATTGGCTTCTTTACTGACACCAACTAAAGGAGCAATCACTTTCAACGAGCAAAACATTACAGCTCTAACACCTGAAAGCTATCGCATGCAAGTTTCTTATTGTTTTCAACAACCGTCATTATTTGGTAAAACTGTACGAGATAGTTTTATGTTTCCTTATGAGGTACGTAAAAAAGAATTTCAAGAAAATCATGTATTGAACTTGTTAAAAGAAGTCAAACTACCAGAAAGTTATATAGATAAAAAAATCACTGAATTATCCGGTGGTGAAAAACAACGTGTAGCCTTGATCCGCAACGTGATTTTTTTACCTGAAGTGTTACTGTTGGACGAGGTAACAGCAGGCTTGGATGAAGAAAGCAAAGCAATCGTCAATCAATGGTTACTACAATTGAACCAGGAGAAAAACATTACACTGATTCGCGTAACACATGATCCAGAAGAGATTGCTCAAGCCACTATCGTTAAAAAAATTGTAGCGGGTAGTTTGGAGGAAACAGAATGA
- a CDS encoding HAD family hydrolase codes for MQVNSIIFDFDGTLGDSKKCGVIATKEAFKELHLTAPSNHLIEYYMGIPIEESFKKMADRKLTDIEFEELLSLFRTYYKKYEDQYLKVFPGVKEILEELRLRGLSLFVLSSKKTIVLHRNLVLLEIDSYFKEIIGSDKLSNYKPHPEGITYLLKKYHLDSDRTLMVGDAIFDIQMGKSGKVQTCAVTWGSHDQEKLKKELPDILIDTPQSIMSFIC; via the coding sequence ATGCAAGTGAACAGTATTATATTTGATTTTGATGGAACGTTGGGAGACTCAAAAAAGTGTGGTGTTATAGCAACAAAAGAGGCGTTTAAAGAGCTACATTTAACTGCCCCATCTAATCATTTAATTGAGTATTATATGGGCATTCCTATCGAAGAATCTTTCAAAAAAATGGCTGACAGAAAATTAACTGACATTGAATTTGAAGAATTATTATCTCTATTTAGAACCTATTATAAAAAATACGAAGATCAATATTTAAAAGTTTTTCCAGGAGTGAAAGAAATTCTTGAAGAATTGAGATTAAGAGGCTTGTCGTTATTTGTTTTATCAAGTAAAAAAACAATTGTTCTTCATAGGAATTTAGTTTTACTTGAGATTGACTCCTATTTCAAAGAAATAATTGGATCGGACAAGCTATCAAACTACAAACCCCACCCAGAAGGTATAACCTATCTGTTAAAAAAATATCATTTAGATTCAGATCGAACTCTTATGGTTGGAGATGCGATTTTTGATATTCAGATGGGAAAATCTGGAAAAGTGCAAACATGTGCTGTAACTTGGGGAAGCCATGATCAAGAAAAACTTAAAAAGGAACTTCCTGATATTCTAATTGATACACCTCAATCTATTATGTCATTTATTTGTTAA